The Endozoicomonas montiporae CL-33 genome contains a region encoding:
- the rpmF gene encoding 50S ribosomal protein L32 — protein sequence MAVQQNRKTRSRRDMRRSHDALTSAQLSVEATSGETHRRHHVSADGFYRGKKVVADK from the coding sequence ATGGCTGTTCAACAAAACCGTAAAACCCGTTCCCGTCGCGACATGCGTCGTTCCCACGATGCCCTGACTTCTGCCCAGCTGTCTGTAGAAGCGACTTCCGGTGAAACTCACCGTCGTCACCACGTTTCTGCTGACGGTTTCTACCGCGGTAAAAAAGTAGTGGCTGACAAGTAA
- the plsX gene encoding phosphate acyltransferase PlsX → MSGDESPRSRIRAALKALNAFSELELLLVGDSDLLQSYLNDAGQFDRNRLSLVHADATVAMDEKPSFALRTKRHSSMWQALECVSDRRADACVSAGNTGALMAMGRFVLKTFAGVDRPAIAASVPSRNGSTLLLDVGANVDCTSMQLFQFAIMGSQLAGAVHGIERPRIGLLNVGTEEIKGNERVRIAHQLLNEYRQLNYIGYIEGHDIFSDRVDVVVCDGFAGNIALKTGEGVASLIADTLTEMFSRNLVTQGLAVLLSPILKEFNRKVDPELHNGASLLGLQGTVIKSHGGADEKGFYRAICQAVREAGKDVPARLAADVEKMLL, encoded by the coding sequence ATGAGCGGGGACGAAAGTCCCCGTTCACGTATCAGGGCAGCGCTCAAGGCATTGAATGCGTTCAGTGAGCTTGAGCTTTTGTTGGTGGGTGATTCAGACCTGCTGCAATCCTATCTGAATGATGCCGGACAGTTTGACCGGAATCGACTCTCTCTTGTCCATGCCGATGCAACCGTGGCTATGGATGAAAAACCTTCTTTTGCGTTACGAACCAAACGTCACTCGTCAATGTGGCAGGCACTGGAATGCGTGTCTGACAGGCGTGCCGATGCTTGCGTATCTGCCGGAAATACCGGTGCCCTGATGGCAATGGGGCGGTTTGTTCTGAAGACTTTTGCCGGTGTGGATCGTCCGGCGATTGCGGCCAGTGTGCCCAGTCGAAACGGCAGTACGTTGCTTTTGGATGTAGGTGCCAATGTTGACTGTACCTCCATGCAGCTTTTTCAGTTTGCCATTATGGGTTCACAGCTGGCAGGCGCTGTACACGGCATAGAGCGGCCGAGAATTGGTCTGCTGAATGTTGGCACCGAAGAAATAAAAGGCAATGAACGGGTTCGTATTGCACATCAGCTCCTGAATGAGTACCGGCAATTAAATTACATCGGTTACATTGAAGGGCATGATATTTTTTCAGACCGTGTTGATGTTGTTGTCTGTGATGGTTTTGCCGGTAATATTGCCCTGAAAACCGGTGAAGGTGTTGCCAGCCTGATTGCTGACACACTGACCGAGATGTTCAGCCGAAACCTTGTCACGCAAGGTCTGGCTGTATTACTCTCTCCCATTCTCAAAGAATTCAACCGTAAGGTTGATCCCGAATTACATAATGGTGCCAGTCTGCTCGGTCTGCAGGGAACTGTGATCAAGAGTCATGGTGGCGCTGATGAAAAGGGCTTCTACCGGGCAATTTGTCAGGCAGTCCGGGAAGCGGGTAAGGATGTGCCAGCCAGGTTGGCGGCTGATGTAGAGAAAATGCTGCTTTGA